From Alphaproteobacteria bacterium, a single genomic window includes:
- the moaD gene encoding molybdopterin converting factor subunit 1 — protein MKVLYFAWLKTRAGIAAEEVAPPAEVTTVGTLIDWLKTQSEGHGEALANTKIIRVAVNHEFADFDHPVKSGDEVAFFPPVTGG, from the coding sequence ATGAAGGTGCTCTATTTCGCCTGGCTCAAGACGCGCGCCGGAATCGCCGCCGAAGAGGTGGCGCCGCCCGCCGAGGTCACGACCGTCGGAACCTTGATCGACTGGTTGAAAACGCAAAGCGAAGGCCACGGCGAGGCCCTGGCCAACACCAAGATTATCCGTGTTGCCGTCAATCACGAATTCGCCGACTTCGATCACCCGGTCAAGAGCGGCGATGAGGTGGCGTTCTTCCCGCCGGTGACCGGCGGTTAG
- the moaE gene encoding molybdopterin synthase catalytic subunit MoaE, which yields MIRVQQEDFDVGAEIKALSAGRPDIGAIVSFSGLVRDSADGAAVGAMTLEHYPEMTEKQLAAIEREARERWPLSACLIIHRFGRLEPGDQIVLVVTASAHRRAAFEACAFLMDWLKTKAPFWKLEETPDGPKWVDARHEDDTAAARWRED from the coding sequence ATGATTCGCGTTCAGCAAGAGGATTTCGACGTCGGCGCCGAGATCAAGGCGCTGAGCGCCGGGCGACCCGATATCGGCGCGATCGTCTCGTTCAGCGGATTGGTTCGCGATAGCGCCGACGGCGCCGCGGTCGGCGCGATGACCCTCGAGCACTATCCGGAAATGACCGAAAAGCAATTGGCCGCCATCGAACGCGAGGCCCGCGAGCGCTGGCCGCTGTCGGCGTGCCTGATCATTCATCGCTTCGGACGTCTCGAACCCGGCGACCAGATCGTCCTCGTGGTTACCGCTTCGGCCCACCGCCGCGCCGCGTTCGAAGCCTGCGCCTTCCTGATGGATTGGCTGAAGACCAAGGCGCCGTTCTGGAAGCTCGAGGAGACGCCGGACGGTCCGAAGTGGGTCGACGCCCGCCATGAAGACGACACCGCCGCCGCCCGCTGGCGCGAAGACTGA